A window of the Parabacteroides merdae ATCC 43184 genome harbors these coding sequences:
- a CDS encoding alpha-L-rhamnosidase-related protein, whose translation MKTLFILISLFFAVSLSARQRDSRVREYLPPARIVWQQESQLIQGANHLLLSGNGQSNLVNHNICKLSSTDRQHPAILLDFGKELQGGLQIVTGMPASHEPVAVRIRLGESVSEAMCDIDGVNGASNDHAMRDFTIRLPWLGVMEVGNSGFRFARIDLLDDSVELHIKEIRAISVFRDIPYKGSFRCNDERLNRIWQTGAYTVHLNMQEYIWDGIKRDRLVWIGDLHPEVMTVNTVFGYNEVIPKSLDFIRDATPLPGWMNGMCSYSIWWLLIQRDWYYYQGDLAYLKEQKDYLTGLLRLLISKVGDDGVEKLDGGGRFLDWPSSENPVAIDAGLQALMLQAMKAGNELCKVLGEDALAAECEAVGNRMTKAASKVIKPFLKSGVAPDAPGSKQAASLLALAGLMKPEEADRRYLAVNGGHGFSTFYGYYMLRAMAAAGNYQGAIDVIRQFWGAMLDLGATTFWEDFNLDWLPGASRIDELVPVGKKDIHGDYGAYCYKGFRHSLCHGWASGPTSWLSEYVLGVQVVEPGCRVVRITPHLGDLEWVEGTFPTPYGVITIRHEKGADGKVRSRIDAPSEVKVVR comes from the coding sequence ATGAAAACATTATTTATTCTTATATCTCTATTCTTTGCCGTATCATTGTCCGCTCGGCAGCGCGATAGTCGTGTACGCGAATATCTACCTCCCGCACGCATCGTCTGGCAACAGGAAAGCCAGTTGATACAGGGTGCAAACCATTTGCTTCTTTCTGGAAACGGACAATCCAATCTTGTGAATCATAACATCTGTAAGCTTTCGAGCACCGACCGGCAGCATCCTGCCATCCTTCTTGATTTTGGAAAAGAACTGCAAGGCGGCTTGCAAATAGTAACCGGCATGCCGGCTTCGCACGAACCAGTCGCCGTCCGGATCCGTTTGGGTGAGTCGGTAAGTGAAGCCATGTGCGATATAGATGGGGTGAACGGTGCTTCCAACGATCATGCCATGCGCGATTTTACTATTCGCCTACCCTGGTTGGGGGTTATGGAAGTGGGTAATTCTGGGTTTCGGTTTGCTCGGATTGATCTTTTGGACGATTCCGTCGAATTGCATATTAAAGAAATACGTGCCATTTCCGTTTTTCGGGACATCCCATATAAAGGCTCATTTCGTTGCAACGACGAACGGCTGAACCGGATTTGGCAGACTGGTGCTTATACGGTACATTTGAATATGCAGGAGTATATTTGGGACGGCATCAAACGTGACCGTTTGGTCTGGATTGGTGATTTGCATCCGGAAGTGATGACGGTCAACACTGTTTTCGGATATAACGAGGTGATACCGAAAAGCCTTGATTTTATCCGCGATGCAACGCCGTTGCCTGGCTGGATGAACGGGATGTGCAGTTACTCCATCTGGTGGTTGCTGATCCAGCGCGACTGGTATTACTATCAGGGGGACTTGGCTTACTTGAAGGAACAGAAAGACTATTTGACCGGTTTGCTCCGTCTTTTGATCTCCAAAGTCGGTGACGACGGCGTCGAGAAGCTCGACGGAGGAGGACGTTTCCTCGATTGGCCGTCCAGTGAAAATCCGGTTGCCATCGATGCCGGCTTGCAAGCCTTGATGCTACAGGCGATGAAAGCCGGAAACGAACTTTGTAAGGTGTTGGGCGAAGATGCGTTGGCGGCAGAATGCGAGGCTGTAGGAAACAGGATGACCAAGGCCGCTTCGAAGGTGATAAAACCTTTCCTGAAGTCAGGTGTTGCTCCGGATGCTCCTGGATCGAAACAGGCAGCTTCCCTGTTGGCGTTGGCCGGACTGATGAAGCCGGAAGAGGCCGATCGGAGATATCTCGCAGTTAATGGAGGGCATGGATTCTCTACTTTTTATGGTTATTATATGCTTCGAGCGATGGCTGCTGCCGGCAATTATCAAGGGGCGATCGACGTGATACGCCAATTCTGGGGTGCGATGCTCGATTTGGGTGCAACTACTTTTTGGGAAGATTTCAACTTAGACTGGTTGCCCGGCGCTTCTCGCATCGATGAATTGGTTCCGGTAGGCAAGAAAGATATTCATGGCGATTACGGGGCTTATTGTTATAAAGGTTTCCGCCATAGCCTTTGTCACGGTTGGGCTTCTGGTCCGACTTCCTGGCTGAGTGAATATGTGTTGGGTGTCCAGGTTGTGGAGCCGGGTTGCCGCGTTGTCCGGATCACACCGCATTTAGGTGACTTGGAGTGGGTGGAAGGAACGTTCCCGACTCCTTACGGTGTGATCACTATCCGTCACGAAAAAGGCGCTGACGGGAAAGTACGGAGTCGGATCGATGCTCCGTCCGAAGTAAAAGTTGTACGATAA